One genomic window of Salvia miltiorrhiza cultivar Shanhuang (shh) chromosome 4, IMPLAD_Smil_shh, whole genome shotgun sequence includes the following:
- the LOC131021563 gene encoding uncharacterized protein LOC131021563 → MGNCQAAEAATVVIQHPSGGKVDRIYWSVSASEIMNANPSHYVAQVVATGAVAAENGAPIKQLKLLRPDDTLVIGQVYRLVSFEDVLKEFAAKKCVKLGKLLKERGPFDLQRKRNSNRQSACVKTEVNHDSSGSVSGSGSSRGGVGRVHSSGGGQWRPALQSISELGS, encoded by the exons ATGGGGAATTGCcaggcggcggaggcggcgacGGTGGTGATACAGCACCCCAGCGGTGGCAAGGTGGACAGGATTTACTGGTCGGTGAGCGCTAGCGAGATCATGAATGCCAATCCCAGTCACTACGTCGCACAGGTGGTGGCCACGGGGGCCGTGGCGGCGGAAAACGGTGCTCCAATCAAGCAGCTAAAGCTTCTCCGCCCCGACGACACTCTCGTCATTGGACAAGTTTACCGTCTCGTCAGCTTTGAAG ATGTGCTGAAAGAATTCGCTGCGAAGAAGTGTGTGAAGTTGGGGAAGTTGTTGAAGGAGAGAGGACCCTTCGATTTGCAGCGCAAGAGAAATTCGAATCGGCAATCAGCTTGCGTTAAG ACGGAGGTGAACCATGACAGCAGTGGCAGCGTTAGTGGTAGTGGCAGCAGCAGAGGTGGCGTAGGGCGGGTCCACAGCAGTGGCGGCGGGCAGTGGAGACCGGCTTTACAGAGCATTTCGGAGCTGGGAAGTTGA